In the genome of Actinomycetes bacterium, the window CGGCGGCGTCGGGGACCACGATCTCGGCGTCGATCACGCACCGGGCGGGCAGGTGCGCCTTGACCGCGGCGACCAACTCGGGGAAGTAGCGGGTCAGCGGGCGCTCGTTGCGGCTGCCGAGCTCCACCTCCTCACCGTCGCGGAACACGATCGTGCGGAACCCGTCCCACTTGGGCTCGAAGCTGAACGCCCCGTCGGGCAGCTCGGCGACCGGCTTGGCCAGTATCGGCGCCACCGGCGGCATCACCCCAAGGTCCATGCACCCCAGTATCCAGCACCTAGCGCTCGCCCTGGTACAGCGTCGACGCCTAGCAACGGCCTGCCCAGCAGCCAGACGTCCTGACCATGATCCCGTCCCGCCGGGGCCGGGCCGCTCACCCGTCGACCGCACACGCGCCGCCGCGCGGGTGCCCACATGGCCACCGGCACCCCCCCCCTGCTACCAGGCAGGCCCGTGCGCGGCCGACAGCGGCCCACACGCGCCGTCACGGCCAACCACGACCGGCCTCCGCTCATCCCCACCCGCACCGAACTACCAGCCCCGACGGATCGCGGCCACAATGCGCCACGGACGACCACTCGATGCGGTACCGGATCACGAGCGCGCCGCTAGTCCTGTCCGCGGGTGCTCGGTGTCGGCGATGCCGCCAGGGGCAGGCGCAGCTCAAGGCGGGCCCCTGGGCCGCCCGGCGGGTCGGTGACGCGCAGCTCGCCGCGGTTGGTGCGGGCAAGCCGCCTGGCGATGTACAGGCCCAACCCCAGCCCGACACCAGGCCGACCTGTCTGCTGGTCGAGCCGCGCGTACCGCTCGAAGACGCGTTCGCGCTCAGCGGGTGGGATGCCCGGCCCGGCGTCCTGGACCGCCAGCAGCGCGTGCAGACCATCCCAGCTGGCCGACAGCCGGATCGGCGCCCCCGACGGGGTGTGCGTGGCGGCGTTGTCGAGCAGGTTGCCGAGGATGCGGCTGATCGCCAGCGGATCGGCGCGGACCAGCAGCGGCCCGGCCAGGTCGACGGTGATCGGACGGCCGGGGTTGGCGAGCCGGGCGGCCAGCCCCGCCTCGTGGGCGAGGGCGGCCGCGTCGACCAGCGACCGCCGGGCCATGCCGGCATGGGGGCGCTCCAGGCCGGCGGCGACTAGGACCTGGTCCAGGAGCCGCTGTAGCTGCTCGCCTTGGCGGCGTGCCATGCCAACCAGCTCGTCCTGCTGCGGGGTGGAGAGGGCTTGGCCGCGGTGCTGCAGGGTCGCCAGGGCGCCCAGCAGCGCCGTCAGCGGCCGGCGCAGCTCATGGGCGACGATGGCGAGCAGCTCGTCGGCCCGTTCGCCCGGCGGCTGCTCGCCGCCGGTAGGCTTGTGGGGCATCGGGAACCTCAGCTTTCCTGATGCGCGTCGGCCGGGGGCGTGGTCGCGCCCCCGGCGGCACTTACTGTTTGGATGGTGGGCGGGTCAGCGCGTTGCGCTCGCCTGGTCGCCGCCCTCGGCGAGGGCGTACATACGGGGCTTGCTGCTGGTCTGGGTGACCTCGCCCTGGTCGGTCATGGTGGCCAGCGCGTTGCCGACTGCGCCGGCGCTGCGGCCCAGCTCCTTGCCGATCCTGGTCGGGGTGAACTCCTGGCCGGGCCGCTCGGCCAGCCAGGCGTGGACCAGGGCGCGCAGCGCCCCAGGACGCAGCCGCGGGCCGCTACCGGTGGCCCCGCCTGGGGGTCGGTCGGCGTCGGGCGCGGACTGGGTGGTCGCCGCCGTCGCGTCGGCCTCGCCGGTGTCGGGTGTGCCGGTGGCCGGCGGCACCGCTTCGGCGCTGGGCGCCTCGGCCGAGGTCTCGGGCGTGGCGGCCGGCTCGTCCACGGGCACCTCGCCGGTGGCAGGTTGCGGTTCGGGCTCGGCGCGGCCGGTGTGGTCGGCGGGGGGGTCAGAGACCAGCGTCCAGTGGTCCGGGGTGGCCTTGCCGCCCCCGGACGTGTCGCGCTGCCGGCTGACCCGACCCTGGGCCTCGAGGTTGGCGAGGGTCTTGCCGGCGGTGGAGCGGCCGATGCCAGCAGCCTCGGCGAGCTCGGCGGCGGTCGCGTCCGGGTGGTGGCGCAGGGCGTCCAGGATCGCCTCGACGCTCGGGGTCTTGGCCCCGGTGGTGCCGGTGGTGGCCATGTGCGGCTCCTTTCGGTGCGGGTGATCCGGCGTCCAAGGACCTACCTCGACCACGCCAGCACCTCAAGGACTGATTCGCTCTGTGACCTGGGCATTTACCGCTGATCCGCGGGTCTGCGGTAGGCACTTTCGGCGCTGTGCTGCCGGGCTGTGGCGGGGACGCCGTAGAGACCGACGGCCGCGCGGTGGGCGGCTGCTGGGCGTGGCGGCAGGGATGGTCGGGGCGTCGTCCCGGCGGCGCCCGTGGGCTGCGTGTGGGCCACCGTGGGCTATTCAGTGCGAGCCGGGCTGCGGCGTGGGGTCGTGGCGCCGTGTCGGTTGTTTCGTTCGGCGTCGGTTCCGCGACCGCGGCGGAAGGCCGACGACGCCACCACGCTGCCGGCGCGGCCGCCGAAGGGCCACGCCAGCAGGATCGAGAGGTGTGCCGCCTACTGTGGGTGGTGGTCGTCCTCCTCCTCGTCGGAGGCGCCGAGGAGCTCATCGATCAGGTCGTCGACCGACCCCGCACCTTACGACAGGTCCCGCTCAGGGTCTGGCGCGGCGAGGTGTCGGCTTCTGGGTGGAGCGCCAGCCGGGCGTGGCGGCGGGTGGCACCGGCGGCTCCATCACACCGATGATCCGGCAGAGCCGTGTCAGGGCGTCGCGCGGTTGCTGCAGCACCTGGCGGAACTCGCCGGCCTCGTGGTCGTTGCCGGCCGTACGCAGGGGCTCCTGGCCGGGCAGGGCAGTCCGGAACACGGTCGTGTCGGCGATCAGGGAGACCATCAGCATAGAGCCGCTCCCGCAGCGCCCGCTGTTCTGGGTTGGCGACCGTCAACCGCCGGCAAGAGGGCTCCTCTCGCCTTTGTCTCTGCAGCAAGATAAGGTCTGCGCCGATAGGCTGGAGTCCGAGATGGGAATGAGGGGTTACTTGTCCGTCGGCTCCCCAGGTCTAGAATCCGCTTGCCGCGCTTCAGAGCCGGCTCTTGCCGCGTTCGCTGAAGCCGGGGTTCGAGTGCTCCTGTCGACCGGGCTGGCGATCGAGGATCGGTGCGCCCTGATCAGGATGAGAGTCATGACCGGGTGCGACTCGGCCTCTCGACAGGCGGGGTGCCGGATCGGATCCACAAGTCTGTGACGCCGATGCTCCGTGACCTTGACCTCGAGCCTCACGACCGCAGCGGACGGCACCAGCTCCTACGCGACTTCTACGAGCCGTGCCTTGCCAACGCGACCGACTATGCTCGAGGTGTTGGCTACCTCACCAGCACCTCCATGGCTGCTGCCGCTCGTGGTCTTCGTCCGTTCCTGGATCGTGAGGGCCGCATGCGCCCAGTCGCCTCCCCAAGCCTCACCGAAGAGGACGCGGCCGCGATCCGCCAAGGCTATGAACAGCGTGAGCGGATCATCGAAGCAGTGCTGCTCCGCGAGCTGGACGATCGCCATGTCCCCGACCCGATCCGTCAGCGTCTTGAGTTCCTCGCCTGGCTGATCGCCGAAGGCCGGCTCGACATCAAGATCGCCCTCGTCGAGGCCGATGAGCGCACCGTGGGCATCTACCACGAGAAGGTCGGCATCTTCCGCGATAACCGGGACGACATCGTGGTTTTCACCGGCTCCGCCAACGAATCCGTCGGCGGTCTCATCGCAAAACTTCGAGGCGCTCGAGGTCTAGTGGAGCTTCGGCGGCACGACATCGGCAGGGAGGGGTCGGCCGGGCCGCGTGGCCGCAGATCAGCGAGGACCGAGTCGAGGCGTTGCTGGAGCGCGGTGTCGGCCTCCTTTGCTGCCGGATTAGCTGTCACACCCCCCGCTCATGGTCTCGGCTGTGAGCGAAGGTCTCCATGCAGGTGCCCCGCGTGGCAGGCATCGACGACCGAAGCCGGTCAGATGGCGCCTCCGGCCGGGTCTGACTGGGATGAAGCCGCCAGGCATCGTCGATCGCCGCCCCGCGTCTCACCCCGTCGTATCCAAACGGTTGGGCCGCGAGCTTGGTCCTCCGCGCAACGTCCTCCGCGATCTGATTCCGCGAAAGGCGCCGCCCGCCATGCCGGCTAGGAGCAGCAAATCGGGAAGTCCTCGAGTTCTGCCCGCCGGAGCGGCCGGGTCGGGGCCGGACACGAATGGCAGCTCCACCGGCCTCATTCTTTCGGGGGCCGAGGTCCAGCTGGTATCGCCGGCTGCCTTGTCGCGCTGGAGAGACATCATCCTGGTCGAGGACGACTCGGCCAGGGCCGTGCGGCGAGGCGCGGCGGGGGTGGCCGACCGCGCCTCCAGGGTGCTCCTGCGGGTCCATCGGATCGGTCGCAACGGGATTCGTGTCGCTGCCGAGCGTTCGTACCTGCCCGGTCTGCTTCGGGACTCCGATGCGAAGCAGCGGTCCGACCTGGCCCTCGACATGGTTGACGGGGTGTCCTGCAGAGGCTCCGTGGTGATATGCGGGCCGGCGTACGGCTGCAGTCCCCGCTTCCTCGACGGCCTGGCCGCCCGCGGGCTCGATGCCGTCGTCGAGGTCAGGCCCAGCAGACCCGTGGCGATCGGGCAGGGCGCGAAGGTGCGCGGAATAGTCCTTGCCTCCGAACTCCTGGACCGGGCGAGGTAGCGCAGTTTCACGGTGCCTGTGGCGGGAGTCGACGGTCGGAGCGTCACCTACGCCGTTGCACGCCTGGGCGCTGGCCGCCTTGGGTCCGGGCCGGCCGGCTCCCTCTTCACGGCGCAAACCGGCGGTATCAACGGCGTGCATCCCGGCACCGTGTTCGGGCTCTCTATGGCCGACGATGCCACGCTCGAGCAGCTGATCGAGACGGTCGGGTGGGCACGCTGGATCAGGCCGCTCGTCCGGCGCGTCGAGAGGTCCGCAGCGCTCCGAGAAGCCGGGTCCGGAGACGAGGGCCCGGGCGCCGTCAACGGAAGCGGGCCGAGGCTGCGGGCGAATATCAAGCTCTCCCGCCGCCAGGACCAGGCCGATGCGGTCGCCCGTCTGGTCCCGCATTGGCGACCGCCCTCCAGGCGCAGACTCGTCAGCGCGTCGAGGCCAGTCAACGTGGTCGAGCTGTTCGCTGGGGCGGGCGGGATGGGACTCGGTTTTCTGCTCGCCGGCTCGGGGCGGTCGCGCTACCGGCTTGTCTACTCCGGCGAGGTCGATCCGATCTACGTGCAGACCCTGAGTAGCAACCATGCTGCGGTGGACAGGATTCTCCCAGGCAGCGTCCCCCTGACGCCGACGCACGTAGATTCTGTCGACCTCCGCTCGACGAAGGCGCAGAAGGAGGTTGAACGCAGGGCTGAGGAGTGGGGCGGGGCCGACGTTCTGATCGGCGGGCCGCCCTGCCAGGGATTTTCGAACGCAAACCGGAACTCGCGGCATAGCTCCAACCCCCACAACCAGCTCATCGACGTCTTTCTGAGATATGTCGTCCGCCTCGCGCCGCGCGTCTTCCTTCTCGAGAACGTCCAGGGGATCCATTGGACTCGCAAGAGCGGCGCTCCACAGGCCCGCTCCAGTGTTCTCGACCACATCCGAACGCGTATGGCAGCCGCCGGCTACGAGGTCTTCGTCCAGCTACTGGACGCCGTCTGGTACGGAGTCCCGCAGTACAGGAGCCGCCTTTTCGTCCTGGGCGTTCACCGAGATCTGGGTTATGACCCTGACGACTTCGGGCCCTGGGGCCCGTTCCCGCAACCGTCCCACGGCCCGGGGACGTCGCGGGACTACATAACGGTCCGCGACGCGGTCGGCGACCTTCCGCCGGTCGGTAACGGCCACGCCGTCGAACGTATGGCGTACGTCGAGCCGACCAGGGCGGCCCTCGGTGCCAACAGCTTCTTGTCCATCATGCGGGTGGGCGCCGAGCAGAACGCGGTCACGGACCATGTGACGTCCAGGCACGCCGACTACGTCATCGAGCGGTACCAAAAGATCCCCCCAGGTGGGAACTGGGAGAGCATCGCCGACACCCTCACCAACTACGCAGACGTCAATCGGACCCACAGCAACATCTACCGCCGGCTCTTGTGGGGTGAGCCCTCAATCACCATCGGCCATTACCGCAAGAGCATGCTTGTGCACCCCTCCCAGCACCGTGGTCTCTCCCTCCGGGAGGCCGCCCGGCTGCAGTCGTTCCCGGACTGGTTCCGATTCCAGGGCAACCCCGCGGGAGGCCGGGGCGGGCTCGTCCACAAGCAGCAACAACTCGCCAACGCGGTCTGCCCGCTGGTCACTAAGGCGATCGCCGAACTCATTCTCGAGCTCTAACGTGACCCATCGGCCAGGGCCCCTAGCACCCTTCCGAGCGCTCCTCCGTCGACTCCTGGGTGGCGCCCTTCGTGCGACAGGAGGCAGGAGCCGCCGGGCGTCTCGGGCGACTGCGTTGTCCCGCGCGCTGGAGCCCAGCCCCGACCTGACGCCCTCCACGCCCACGCCAGGGTCGCCGCCGGCAGCCACGGATCTGCGGGCCGTCGACTCGGAGGAGCGAACGGGGCCGGCGGACGCCGACATCGCACCGACTGCGGCCAGCGGAGGCGGGTTCGCCTACCGGGAGCGGGGGCGAGCAGGGGAAGCGGTCGGCTCGGCCCTGGCAGATGCCGCCCTCCCTGCGGAGCCGGACTCGGCTGTCGACGGTGCCGCGTCTGCACACCAAGAACCCCCCGACGAGGAGGCCGCGGCCGGGCAGCGGCCGGAACCCCCAGCCGCGGAGGGCGGCGAGCCGCCGGCGGGCGCCGCGAATACAGAGGCGGGGGTTGCCGGAGGCGGGTCCGTCCGGATGGAGGAGGACGAAGCGGACGTGGTCCCCCCGCGCGCCGACCCAGGCGGCGCCTATCCGCCCGCGCCGGCCGCCTCTGCTCCTGCGCCCTCGACCGACGAAGCTGTTGGGACCGGCGCGCCGAGCCTGGAGCGGGTGGTCAACCGCGAGGCCTCGGCGCCCTCCGAGACGTCATCTGCCGTCGGTCCGCCCGAGCACGACGGCGCAGAAGAGGAGCCGTCGAGGACGAGCGCCGGCGGCTTCCAGTCGACGGAGGTTGAGGGTGGCGCCCGCGCTGAGCCGTCTCCGGCGGACTCCACCCACCTGGCGGAGCCGGCATCTGCAAGCCACGGTGCCGCGTCTGCACGCCAAGCCCCTCCCCCGAAGGAGCCCGCGGCCGGGCAGCAGCCGCAACTCCGAGCCGCGGAGGGCAGCGAGACGGCGTGCACCCATGTCGAGGCTGCTCTGGGCGGGCCCAGCGCCGAGGGCGGCGCTCGCGCCGGGAGCCGGGCGGCGGTTCCAGGCGGCCCGGGGATCTCACGCGCCGGGCAGCTCCGTTCGGCTCCCCCCCGCCCTTCCGCACTCGACAGGCGGCCTCCGAAGCTCACGCCCGGCTTCTTCCTTCCCGAGCCGTACCTGCGATGGAACCACGCCCTCGTTGAGCACTGCCTGCTCGAGCCGTCGGATCGACGCGGTCCCGCATATCTCAGCATCACGCCAAGGATCCTCTCCGCGGCACTGGAAGCCGAGGAGGGCGAGCTTCTGAGCCCCGAGGATGCGGCGCTGGACTTCGCCGCCGCCGTCTCCCTCGCTTACCAGACCCGGATCCTGAGCGAGCCCGACAAGCTCTGGGCGCTGGCCGGGGTCGCAGCGGACGGCCTGCCGCATTCGGCCGCATTCCTCGCCCTCTCGGTGCTCGCCGCCTACCAGATGCACTCCGATGAGGAAGCTGGGCCCAACGCCTATTACCCGCGGCTGGCCTCGCTGCTCGGCTGCGATCTGGTGGGCGGGCACCCCCGCGGGTTCAATCCCGTAGACTTCGGGAACCTCTGGGACCTGCTGAGCTCGTGGCTGGAGCGCCAAAGCGGCCGGACGCTGGCGCTTCCAGGGCCCGACCCAGGACTCCGGCGGTACATCGCCTATCCGCTCGGTCACGTGCCGCTGCGGCAGGTCGACATCGACAAGCTGCCGGACTTCTTCGACTGGGCCGGGCTGGAACCCGGGAGCAACGCCGACCCCGCATTCCTAGGCGAAGCCTTTCAGCGCTGGGCCTCCGCCCGAGGCCTTATCAGCCGGGCGGGTGAGAGCGCCATGGCGGACGAACGGCGCCCGGCCGTGGAGGGCCAGCTGTCCCTGGAGCTCGAGGCGTGGGACGGGTCTTGGACCGACAGGTTCGGGCGCCGGACCGCGGCCGTCCACGTCCTTCTCGACTTCCGCCGCCGCCAGCCGTACCTGTCCTTCCTTCCTCGCAGGCCGCTGAGCTTCCCCTCCACGTTCGACGATGGATCACACGTCTTCGAAGCGGGAGAGCAGGGGTGGTACGACCCCGTGCCGATAGCAGCCGACGACGGCCCGGCACTAGAACGCGGCTTCCTGTGGGTGGGGTCGTCGCCGCGGGGACCGGTCTCGCTACATCGCCCGCCGTCGACCGCAATCGCCCTTCGACCAGCCGCAGACTTCACCGGATACCTCTCGCAGAGGGGCCTTCCGCTCGGCGTCGAGTCGGCGGTTCTGTGCAGCGCACCGCTGGAGGCGGCAGCCGAGGAATTCCTGAGCACGGTTACGTCGGTCCGCTGCCGGGCGCCGGACCACCCCGCCGTCCCCGACGGCTGGCGCCTCTTCACCGGCATCGTTCCCAAGAGCAGCGAGCCGCCGCCGCCCAGCCTGGACGCGCTCGGCGTCGAGTCGGCCGCCGCCGTGATACTCCGGGGAGGACTGCGCATCGGCCGGCGGGCCACGTGGCTGGCCGGCGCTCCTCCGACCATCCTGGTCGGCGGCCCGGACGGGCTTACGGCCACCATCGACAGCCGGCCGGTAGCTGTGAGGGATGGCGTCGTCGACCCCTCAGGCAACCTCGAGGTCGGCCCACACCTCGTCGAGGTCGGACGCGTCCGCAGGAGGCTGGAGATCGTCGAGCCGGAAGGCAGATGGGACGCCTGCGCGCCCCTTGTCGGCGCTGCGAACGGCCACACCCGGCTGTGCGTCGCCCTTCCTCCCGGACTCTGGACCGTCATCGGCGCGAGGCCGGACCAGGTGGCCAGAGGCGCCTCCTCCGACCGGGGCACCCTGGTTGCGGCCCCCTTCCGGCCCATATGGGCCGTGTCCCTGGGGACCCGCCGCGGCGCAATGGTCCTGTGCCTGACCGAACGCCCGCCCGCGCCGGAGGCCGTCGACTTCGGGCGGTCCCGGCCCGGCGCTCCAGCGTCGGCCTGGACCTCGGCGGTCTACGACGCCCACATTCGCCGGCCGCGGCTCGGGTGGCTATGTGAGGCGGGACCGGACGTCGACCTGCGAGCTGCTTGGCGCAGCTACTGGCTGGCCTCCAAGGCTCTCAAGCGCCGCTGGCGGAGGCGGACGTGACGAGAGGCGAACTCCTGCTTCACTGGCTGACGCACGTTCGCGAAGGTTCCTGGGCCACATTCCGCAGGGCGCTGTCCGCCGTCGAGGCCCCGGACGACGAGTCCGCCGCGACCGCCGGCCGGATGAGGACTCGGCTGTCCGAGATGGCTCACGTCGAGTTCTTCATCGACGGAGGCAACCGATGGCGGACCTTCGCACCTGTTCTCGGCGGCCTGTGCGAGCCGTCGCGCGCAGTTCTGAGCGGCGGCCGCACTCCGCGCCTCGTCGATGCCCTCGCCCGCTCGTGCGAGAAGGAAGGCTGCCGCATCGAGGCGTCGGAAACGCACGATGGACCTGACAGCATCCGCGTGGCCGGACCGGCCGAGGCCTTTGGCGGAGCAGCCGCCGGCGCAGGGCTCCGTTACGTCCCGGGCCTCGCCAGCGCCCTGTGCGCGGCGTTGGAGCCGATCCCGCCGTCCTTGGATCCGCCGCTCCTGGCGCGGCTCCAACCAACTGGTCCGTGAGGTCGTTTGACCTTCGGACCCTGAGATGGGTGGACGGCCTCCTTCCCGACACGGCATACGAATACCGGTCCCGGCACGGCGGCCTGCGTCACTACGTACGCGGGCCCAGGCATGCCCTGCTCCCGCTCGACAGGCGCAGGGCCGTCTACGCCGCTGCACACATAAACCGAGTCGCCCTCCTCTCCTACGACGAGGGTGCGAGGCGCCTCATCGTGCCAATGGGGGCACCGCTGCCGGAGGCGATGGCACGCGCCGCCGCTGCCTGCTCGGGAGCCCCAGCCGCGTTGGAAGACAACCGACTCGTCTACGGCGGCGTTCCTCCCGCCGTTGCCGGTGTGCTGATGCTGGCGGCAGGGCTGCGGCCGCCCGAACCCCACTGGCTGCCTGAAGAACGGAGCGCAGGCTGATGGACGACCCCTTCAAGACCTTCGACGAGATCAGGCGCGCGTTCCTGCGGTACCTCGACAGCCCGTTTCGCCTCCGATACCAGGCACTCATGGAGGAAAGACGGGCGCTGTTTGACCGCGACCGTCAGCTGTACCGCCACCCCCTCTTCGAGCCGATCGTCCCGCATGAGTCCTCGGGGCTGTCCATCGACGCCGCGTGCGCTCGCCTCGGCGTCAGCGCCGAAGCCGGGGAGTTCATCGGCCGAGGCCTCTTCCCCTCGAACCGAACTCTCTACCGGCACCAGCTCGAGGCCTGGGAGGCATCCCGGGCAGGCCGGGCAGTCGTCGTCACGTCGGCGACCAGCTCGGGGAAGACCGAGTGCTACATGATCCCCGTCTTCGCTGGTCTGGTGGAGGAGTCGGCCGGAGGCTGGGGCGCGCCTAGCCAGCCCGCCCCGTTCTGGTGGGATTCCGGCGGGGGGCGGACGGCGCAGCGGGCTTACGAGCCAGCGGAGCGCCCCGCCGCACTGCGCGCGCTCTTCCTGTACCCGCTGAACGCCCTCATCGAGGACCAGCTGGGCCGCATCCGAGAAGCTTGCGACGCGCCTGGACCGCGCGAGTGGATGGCCCAGAACAGGCCCGCCCAGCATTTCTGGTTCGGCCGCTACACAGGCGCCACCCCAGTACCCGGCCTTCCGACGAACGAGAACAAGCGCACGGAGCTGCGGCGCCGGCTCCGGATGATGCAGCGGGACTGGGGGCGGGCCACAGCTTCGGCAGCCGCGCGCGGCGACGCCCGGATCCTCAACTACTTCCAGGACCCGGCCGGCTCGGAGATGTGGTCCCGGTGGGACATGCAGGACCACCCCCCGGACATCCTCATCACCAACTACAGCATGCTCAACATCATGCTGATGCGGGGCGTCGAGGAGGCCGTGTTCGACCGCACCAGAGCGTGGCTTGAGGCGGACCGGGCGAACCTCTTCCACCTGGTGGTCGACGAGCTTCACAGCTACCGCGGCACGCCGGGGACCGAGGTCGGATACCTGCTCCGCGCCCTCCTGGACAGGCTCGGACTGACACCGGACTCCCCGCAGCTCCGCATCATTGCAACGAGCGCCTCGATAGAAGACGACGCCGACAGCCGCCAGTACCTCGAGCAGTTCTTCGGACGGGACCCGGACTCCTTCGCCGTGATTCCCGGCCATCAGCAACGATTCCCTGGAGGCCAGGGCGGCCTCGCCGGCGAAGCCGCGAGGTTCGTCCGCGCTGGCGCGGCCTTGGACTCCGGCGTCGAAGCAGCTACCCAGGAGCTGGCCGGCGCACCGCGGAACGGGCAGGAAGCAGCGACGCTACTTGCGTCCGTCCTAGCCGAGACCGGCGCGCTGGAAGCCGTTCGCCAGGCCGGAGAGTCGGGACCCTTCACCGTGGAAGCAGTGGCGGTGCGCGCTTTTGAATCGAGCGACGGGGAGGCCATCGCCGCCGCCAAGGGTCTTGTCCGCTGCCTCGCTGTGGCCCGGACCGACGAAGAGGTCGCGCCTCTCCCGTTGCGCGTGCACTACTTCTTCCACAACGCGGGACGGCTCTGGGCGTGTACGAACCCTGACTGCGGTGGCAGGTCCGGCCGCACGCCGGCGGGCGCGGACGCGCCCCCGGTGGGGCGGCTCTTCACAGAACCGCGGCCGCGCTGCGACTCCTGCCAGGCCGCCGTGCTCGAGCTTCTGTACTGCCAGCCGTGCGGCGAAGTCCTGCTCGGAGGTTTCCACAAGCTCGATCCAGACTCGCCCAACGCGTGGTTCCTGTCACCCGACTACCCGGATCTGGACCGGGTCCCAGACCGGTCCGCCTCGCTGAGGAGGACGTTCTCCGAGTACATGGTGTTCTGGCCCGCCTCCGGAAGGCGCCTGGCCAGAGCCACCCACCAAACCGGCCCCCAGTGGCAGTGGCAGCAGGACCGCCAGCGCGGATGGCGATGGACTCCTGCGGTACTGGACCAGCAGATCGCCCGCCTAACGAGGCCGCCTCGAGCGCAGGCATCCCAGCCGGGCCTGACGGGCGGCTACGTGTTCATCAGCCCTGATCCGGACGCCAATGCCTTCCCCTCGAAGTGCCCCCACTGCGGCGCGGACTGGGCGCGGCGGCGGGTGGGCTCGTCGATCAGGGACCTCGGATCGGGCTTCCAGCGGGTAGTCCAGTTGCTCTGCGACGCCATGATGCGGGAGCTGGACCCCGTCTCGAGGAAGCTCGTGCTGTTCTCCGACAGCCGCCAGGACGCCGCGAAGCTCTCAACCGGAATCAAGCTGGCCCACCACCTCGACAGCCTTCGGCAGGTGGCCTACGAGCAACTCGCAGGAGAGGCCGCTGGCGCTGTGGCGCAGTACGCGGAAGCGCTGGCGGTCCACCAGGCGGCGGTCGCGCTGGCAGCGCTGGAGCACCGCCAGCAGCAGGCGCCCTTGACCCAGGAGGAGTTCGCCCAGCGCCAGAGGCTCCTCGGCGAACTGCCTCCGGAGGTGTCCGGAGAGGTCCTTCGGCATGCAGCTGTCGGCGGCCCGCCGCCCGCCGCGCTGATTCCGCCGGTGGCGCCGGGCGGCTTCGCCTCGGCGCCGTTCAACTCCCTCCTCGACGCGGCCCGGATGCGGCTTCTCGAAGTCGGTATGAACCCGGGCGGCCCCCAGCCGTCGGTGACCAAGTACCGGCCCCGCGGGCGGCGCGCCCGCACGGTGTGGTGGGACGCACTGTTCGACTGGGACGCGTCGCCCCGGGCCTACCGCGCCGGACTGCAGCCAGTGGAGCAGCAGCTGCGGGACCAGATCGAGGCTTCGCTGCGAAAGTCGGTTGTCCAAGACGTCCTCTTCGCCGATGGCAGCAGGGACTTCGAGTCCCTCAACCTCGGCTTCCTGTGGGTCGACGGAAACGGGCCGCAAAGCGTTGAAGACCAGGCGACCGCGTCGACCATCAGGATGCTGGCGCAGCGACGGCGCTGGACCGGGTCGGATGCCGAAGGGCAGCCGCAACCGCCGTCGTACATCGAGAATTTCCTCCAGGAGGTGGCCGACCGCTCCGGTCGGAACCCGATCGCGCTCCTCAACAGCGTGACCGCCAGGCTCGGCCGGCGGCTCAACCAGTGGCTTATAGCGCCCGAGGAGCTGCAGGTGCTGGCTCCCCGCCCGGACGCCGACCAGCGCATCGCGGTCTACCGGTGCGAACGATGCGGGAGGTCGCACCTGCACCCCTCGGGGCGGGTGTGCACGACATGCCTGCGTCCGCTGCCGGCCGCCCCCGTGATGTGCCCAGTCGACGCCGAGCCGGAGGACTTCTACGAGTATCTAGCGAGGAGCGGCGCCCAGCCGTTCCGGCTCCGCTGCGAGGAGCTCACGGGACAGACCAACGGCGAGGACCGCATCTCAAGGCAGCGGCGGTTCCAAGAGGTCTTCTTGCAGGAGGAGTCCGGGCCGGCGGCCGGCGTCGACCTGCTCAGCGTGACGACGACGATGGAGGCGGGCGTGGACATCGGATCGCTGCAGGCGATCGCTCT includes:
- a CDS encoding HAMP domain-containing sensor histidine kinase, giving the protein MPHKPTGGEQPPGERADELLAIVAHELRRPLTALLGALATLQHRGQALSTPQQDELVGMARRQGEQLQRLLDQVLVAAGLERPHAGMARRSLVDAAALAHEAGLAARLANPGRPITVDLAGPLLVRADPLAISRILGNLLDNAATHTPSGAPIRLSASWDGLHALLAVQDAGPGIPPAERERVFERYARLDQQTGRPGVGLGLGLYIARRLARTNRGELRVTDPPGGPGARLELRLPLAASPTPSTRGQD
- a CDS encoding MarR family transcriptional regulator, which gives rise to MATTGTTGAKTPSVEAILDALRHHPDATAAELAEAAGIGRSTAGKTLANLEAQGRVSRQRDTSGGGKATPDHWTLVSDPPADHTGRAEPEPQPATGEVPVDEPAATPETSAEAPSAEAVPPATGTPDTGEADATAATTQSAPDADRPPGGATGSGPRLRPGALRALVHAWLAERPGQEFTPTRIGKELGRSAGAVGNALATMTDQGEVTQTSSKPRMYALAEGGDQASATR
- a CDS encoding DNA cytosine methyltransferase; its protein translation is MPVAGVDGRSVTYAVARLGAGRLGSGPAGSLFTAQTGGINGVHPGTVFGLSMADDATLEQLIETVGWARWIRPLVRRVERSAALREAGSGDEGPGAVNGSGPRLRANIKLSRRQDQADAVARLVPHWRPPSRRRLVSASRPVNVVELFAGAGGMGLGFLLAGSGRSRYRLVYSGEVDPIYVQTLSSNHAAVDRILPGSVPLTPTHVDSVDLRSTKAQKEVERRAEEWGGADVLIGGPPCQGFSNANRNSRHSSNPHNQLIDVFLRYVVRLAPRVFLLENVQGIHWTRKSGAPQARSSVLDHIRTRMAAAGYEVFVQLLDAVWYGVPQYRSRLFVLGVHRDLGYDPDDFGPWGPFPQPSHGPGTSRDYITVRDAVGDLPPVGNGHAVERMAYVEPTRAALGANSFLSIMRVGAEQNAVTDHVTSRHADYVIERYQKIPPGGNWESIADTLTNYADVNRTHSNIYRRLLWGEPSITIGHYRKSMLVHPSQHRGLSLREAARLQSFPDWFRFQGNPAGGRGGLVHKQQQLANAVCPLVTKAIAELILEL